CAAACCAGCGGCTGAACTCGAAGTCACCCTTGAGATCCACGACGCCGGTCGGCCGGTTGTTGAAGACTGAGAAATGAAAATTCTGCGCGATGACATTCGTCGTACCTTCATTCTCGAATGTGATATGCCCCCCCGTAAACGCCGGGCCTACGTCGTCAGGTCCGGTGACGTTCATGGCCGCGCCCTCGCGAATCGTCACCAGGGGGTTATAGATTCGTCCGCCCTGAAGATCGAGCTCGTGGGTGATGGCGAGGCTCCCGTTCCCGCCGATTCCATGGCCGGCATTCATGTTCCCGGAAACTCTGAGCCGAGGAACGACAAGCTCATATCCTGCGTCAACGGCATTGTTGGCCGCATGATTGACATGAAAGAAGCCGTCTCCCGTAATGTTCGTGCCCGGATGGTAGTTAGCCCAGCCCTCCATGCTGAACTCGGCGCCGGCGGCGATGTCGATCGTGCCGGCACAGTCAAGATTGTTGATGCATCGGAACAATCCCCCTTCGACGGATACCAAGCCGTCGCTGCGATTATTGAGCGGCACATTGAAGGCATTGGCCATCGTGGCCGTACCCGCTGTTGGCGGCTTTCGCAAGGTACCGTGATTCTCGACGGGCTTATCGACCAGGCCGGTCTGATGCAGCTCGCCCCCATCCTCAATCGTCACGACGGCGCCCGGCATGATGTTCAGGAATTGATTGAAGCATCCCAACGCTGCGCCGCTGGCGATGTTGATGGTGCCTTCAAGGTCAATCTGACCAAAGAAGTTTCCGATTCCGTTTTCCTGGATGTGACCACCGGGAAGAATGTGAAGATGCACATTCGGCTGCCCACCTTCGTCGGTGAGTGTGCCGGTGATGCCGAGGGTTGCTGAGCCGCCGAGTCGTCCGGTGGCCGCCACAGTCAGGTCTTCGATGGTAACATCCTGGTCCACAACGATTCCGTAGTTGGGGGAATTCTTGACAACGGCCCGACCCTGAATGACGACCCCGGGAACAAGCGTGAAAAACGCGCCGGTAATGCCCAACTCCGCGCCCGGCTCGATGAGCCAGTTTCCACCGATCGCGCCCGCCTGCGTCAATCGAAGCTCTCCATTCTGGATATGCACGAAGCCGGTATTGTTAAGATTCACTGCCCACTCGCTCACCCCTGCCGAACTCTTTGTCAGCGTTCCTGCATTTTCAAAGACGCCGGGACCAAAGGCAGTGAACAGAATCTTCGCGGCGTTCTGGACATCAAACGTTCCGGTTATTGAATTCTCAAAAATCGCCGGGCAACAGCCACCGGGAATCATGCCGATTGTCCAATCGCCCGCGCCGCTCCACGTCGCCGCGCCGTTGTTCGTCATGCGAAAGCCGCCGAAGAAGCTGAGCGTCTTGGCAGTGTCGCTTTGCATCGTCAGTCCACCGTTCAGAATGACCTGCTGCGCCAGCGCTCCGCCCGAGCGTCCGATTTCACCGGAGTTCCACACCATCGGGCCGTCGAATGTTCCGATCTCCGCAACCTGTAGTCCGCCATTGACCGTGAACGTGCCGTTCATCTGGGTAATGTTCTTCGCCACACCGGTCATCGCAGCCTGAACAGTGCAGTCAGAACCGATGAACACATCGTCATCGCCGCTCGGTAGAACGGGACAGAGCGGGGCCGGCGGAGAAGGGACATCCCAATTGTTCGACTTGGTCCCGGCATCCGGACCGCAACAGGCATGCCACAGCGTGTCCCCGCACGAGTTATCGAAGTGTCGATCAACCGCAAAGGCCGCCGGCAGGCCGGTCAGGCACAGAACGACGGCCGCATGGATTCCGCGAATCATGGCAAGCTTCATGACATTCTCCCGTGACGGTGTTCCCCGTAGATTTCCCCGGCAGGAGTCCCGGTCGGCCCTGACAATCGCATGTAACATACCGTTAGCATTGCAATTACGTCGCGGACCGGTGCGAGGTCCTGGCTGCCGTCCGCCCTGATTGCGACATTCGACCTAGTAAGGGGCCAGAAAAATTCTGAGATGTCAGATTCGGAGGTGCCCGAGCCGATTTCGGCCCGCCTCATACGCGGTTGTCTCTGGCCCGTCGGCGATCCGGAGACACGAAGTACTTCTGGAACGGCGCTTAGCGAAAACCTGACTCCGAGTGCCCCGAAGGGTAAGGTCCGGCGAAACCGCTATAATGGGCGACTCGGAATTTCGAATCGCCTGGAGCCTTTATCAGTGCCTGGACCGACCGTTTCATTTGTTTCCCTTGGATGCCCCAAGAATCTCGTCGACTCCGAGAAGATGCTCGGCATGCTCGCCGAAAGCGGCTGCGCGATCGTCGGCGACGGCGGTACGGCGGATGTCGTCGTGGTGAACACCTGCGGCTTTCTCTCCGCCTCGCGCGATGAGGCCATCGGCATCCTTCGCGACGCCGCCGAACAAAAGAGATCCGGCGAAATCAAGCGCCTGGTTGTCGCCGGTTGCCTGGTGCAACGCGACGGACAGGGGCTCATCGCGGAAGTCCCCGAGATCGACGCACTCGTCGGCGTCAACAATCGCGCCGATATTGTCCGGGCCGTCGTCGGCAAAGCCACCAAGAGCAAAAAAACCGGGAACTCAAAAAAGCAGACCCCGGCGGACAGCGGCGGAAACGGGCGCACGATTTTTCTCGGCGAGTATCACCCGTCTTCGTGGGCGAAGGACAATAAGTCCGATCGCTCGCGACTCCGTCTGACGCCCACGCATTACGCCTATCTCCGCATGAGCGAGGGCTGCAATCAGAAGTGCACCTTCTGCACCATCCCCTCCATCCGCGGGCCCATGCACTGCAAGACCGTCCCCGAGATCATGGCCGAGGCGCGCGAGCTCATCGAAGACGGCGCCGTCGAAATCAACCTCATCGGCCAGGACACCACCAGCTACGGGCAGGACATCGGCTACCAACCGGGCCTCGCAGGGCTTCTCGGTGAATTGAACAAGCTCGACGGCGCTCGCTGGATACGGCTCATGTACGCTTATCCGTCAGACTTCACCGACGAGATGATCGACGCCATCGCCGCCAACAATCGCATCGCCAAGTACATCGACATCCCCCTGCAGCACATCAGCGATCCGGTGCTCAAGGCCATGCACCGCCGAGTCACCCGCAAACAGACGGAACAATTACTCGAAAAGCTCCGACGAAAAATTCCCGGTGTCGCCATTCGCACGACGTTCATCGCCGGCTTCCCCGGTGAAACGGAAGACGACTTCGTCGATCTCTGCGATTTCGTGCGAGACTTCGGCTTCGACGCAATGGGCGTCTTTCCCTACTCCAGTGAGCCGGGCACGCCGGCGCATCGCATGAAGAATGCGATCCCCGGCGAAGCCATCGAGGCCCGCGTCGGCGCGCTCATGGCCATCCAGCAGGAAGTTGCCTTTGCACGCGCGGCCGCGATGAAGGGACGCACGATGGA
This genomic stretch from Planctomycetia bacterium harbors:
- the rimO gene encoding 30S ribosomal protein S12 methylthiotransferase RimO, encoding MPGPTVSFVSLGCPKNLVDSEKMLGMLAESGCAIVGDGGTADVVVVNTCGFLSASRDEAIGILRDAAEQKRSGEIKRLVVAGCLVQRDGQGLIAEVPEIDALVGVNNRADIVRAVVGKATKSKKTGNSKKQTPADSGGNGRTIFLGEYHPSSWAKDNKSDRSRLRLTPTHYAYLRMSEGCNQKCTFCTIPSIRGPMHCKTVPEIMAEARELIEDGAVEINLIGQDTTSYGQDIGYQPGLAGLLGELNKLDGARWIRLMYAYPSDFTDEMIDAIAANNRIAKYIDIPLQHISDPVLKAMHRRVTRKQTEQLLEKLRRKIPGVAIRTTFIAGFPGETEDDFVDLCDFVRDFGFDAMGVFPYSSEPGTPAHRMKNAIPGEAIEARVGALMAIQQEVAFARAAAMKGRTMEVLIDDFGRGGTYPARHQGQAPDVDSMVYVEGGEYDPGEFVQVRVTGHSDYDLKARPVSMGLPILH